In one Lolium rigidum isolate FL_2022 chromosome 3, APGP_CSIRO_Lrig_0.1, whole genome shotgun sequence genomic region, the following are encoded:
- the LOC124696249 gene encoding 40S ribosomal protein S24-1-like produces the protein MSDTKTQPAVTLRTRKFMTNRLLSRKQFVLEVIHPGRANVSKADLKDKLSRIYDVKDSNCIFVFKFRTHFGGGKSTGFGLIYDSLEAAKKFEPKYRLIRNGLATKVEKSRKQIKERKNRTKKIRGVKKTKAGEAAKKK, from the exons atgTCGGACACGAAGACACAGCCCGCGGTGACGCTCCGCACCCGCAAGTTCATGACGAACCGCCTCCTCTCCCGCAAGCAGTTCGTGCTCGAGGTgatccaccccggccgcgccaacGTCTCCAAG GCGGATCTCAAGGATAAGCTGTCGAGGATTTACGACGTCAAGGACTCGAACTGCATCTTCGTCTTCAAGTTCCGCACCCACTTCGGAGGCGGCAAGTCCACCGGCTTCGGCCTCATCTACGACAGCCTCGAGGCCGCCAAGAAGTTCGAGCCCAAGTACAGGCTCATCAGG AATGGTCTGGCCACGAAGGTAGAGAAGTCACGTAAGCAGATCAAGGAGAGGAAGAACAGGACCAAGAAGATCCGTGGTGTGAAGAAG ACCAAGGCTGGGGAAGCAGCAAAGAAGAAGTGA